One Euphorbia lathyris chromosome 1, ddEupLath1.1, whole genome shotgun sequence DNA segment encodes these proteins:
- the LOC136220151 gene encoding YTH domain-containing protein ECT4 isoform X2 produces the protein MDAEEKPVESDILKDRPLSAKNETSISPNPSQDVATFGHRRESTGQLGSFGSPGDRAVYPPNIYAPQAQAFYYRGYENAIAEWDEYPPYVNAEGLEIGSPGLYNDNGSIVFHGGYGYGPQMPYGPYSPVTTPMPSVGGDAHLYSPQQYPFSGPPYFQQLGHPSSPYITSPSPQPEMNSLASIEQGDNMLFGPRPSFPPPMGSFGGGNFPGNLGTHGFHDLQQGFDGSRSSGLWSDWPKPSDRHRPLTPLSPAVSPQPIGPYGSYGQNVGMGPQQQRSFYGMGSGSNSYARGYTHNDFNQGPKFGSASISSFGTNSRSWVSLESSRRRGRASISLCGCNGSVDILSEQNRGPRASKPKSQSPVELTSVDNSKFSKSITKICDESYNQLDFVTEYKDAKFFIIKSYSEDNVHKSIKYGVWASTPNGNRKLDAAYREAKEKQEPWPVFLLFSVNASAQFCGVAEMVGPVDFDKSVDYWQQDKWSGQFPVKWHIIKDVPNSQFRHIVLENNDNKPVTNSRDTQEVKLEQGIEMLSIFKNYETDMSILDDFDFYEDRQKAMQERKARQQASLISAAGGAVENEHRNTVAAVHGDFIKQMSKSFAQVVRLDETNKEAPVTDRGNSMTDSSARVQVEPGITGVSSATTS, from the exons ATGGATGCAGAAGAAAAACCAGTTGAATCAGATATCCTGAAGGATCGG CCTCTTTCTGCAAAAAATGAAACGTCAATCTCTCCGAATCCCTCTCAGGATGTTGCCACTTTTGGTCATCGAAGGGAAAGCACTGGACAATTGGGGTCTTTTGGTTCACCTGGAGATCGTGCTGTCTACCCTCCTAATATTTATGCTCCTCAGGCACAGGCCTTTTACTACAGAG GTTATGAGAATGCCATTGCTGAATGGGATGAATATCCTCCATATGTGAATGCTGAAGGATTGGAAATTGGATCACCT GGTCTCTACAATGACAATGGTTCTATTGTGTTCCATGGTGGATATGGATATGGTCCGCAAATGCCATATGGGCCATATTCTCCGGTCACCACACCTATGCCCTCTGTAGGTGGAGATGCTCATTTATATTCACCGCAGCAATATCCATTTTCTGGCCCACCTTATTTTCAACAGTTGGGTCATCCTAGTTCTCCATATATCACTTCTCCATCACCACAACCAGAGATGAATTCCTTAGCAAGTATTGAACAAGGTGACAACATGCTTTTTGGTCCAAGACCTAGTTTTCCTCCTCCGATGGGATCCTTCGGTGGGGGCAACTTCCCTGGGAATCTCGGTACACATGGCTTTCATGACTTGCAACAGGGTTTCGATGGATCCAGATCTAGTGGACTTTGGTCAGATTGGCCAAAGCCCTCTGATAGACATAGGCCTCTGACTCCCTTATCACCTGCAGTATCTCCACAACCAATTGGTCCTTATGGGTCATATGGACAGAACGTTGGCATG ggCCCTCAACAACAAAGATCATTTTATGGTATGGGATCTGGTTCAAACTCCTACGCTAGAGGCTATACGCACAATGATTTTAATCAAGGACCTAAATTTGGCAGTGCATCCATTTCTAGTTTTGGAACAAACAGTCGGAGTTGGGTTTCTCTTGAAAGCAGCAGAAGGCGAGGGAGGGCAAGCATTTCACTTTGTGGCTGTAATGGTAGTGTTGACATCCTCAGTGAACAAAATCGGGGACCTAGAGCCTCAAAGCCAAAAAGTCAAAGCCCAGTTGAACTTACCTCTGTTGATAATAGCAAATTTAGCAAATCCATCACCAAGATCTGTGACGAGTCATACAACCAATTAGATTTTGTCACTGAGTACAAGGATGCTAAGTTCTTTATTATAAAATCATACAGTGAAGATAATGTTCATAAGAGCATCAAATACGGTGTATGGGCCAGCACGCCAAATGGGAACAGAAAATTAGATGCAGCCTATCGGGAGGCCAAGGAGAAGCAGGAACCCTGGCCAGTCTTTCTCTTATTTTCG GTGAATGCTAGCGCTCAGTTCTGTGGAGTGGCTGAAATGGTTGGACCCGTTGATTTCGACAAGAGTGTAGATTACTGGCAGCAAGACAAGTGGAGTGGGCAGTTCCCTGTGAAGTggcatattattaaagatgtgCCAAACAGTCAGTTTCGCCACATTGTACTGGAGAATAACGACAACAAGCCCGTGACTAATAGTCGAGACACGCAGGAG GTGAAATTGGAGCAAGGGATTGAGATGCTAAGTATTTTTAAGAACTACGAAACAGATATGTCAATCCTGGATGATTTTGATTTTTACGAGGATAGACAGAAAGCAATGCAAGAACGCAAGGCCAGACAACAAGCGAGCCTGATAAGTGCagcaggtggtgcagttgaaAATGAGCACCGGAACACAGTTGCTGCAGTACACGGGGATTTCATAAAGCAGATGTCGAAGAGTTTCGCTCAAGTGGTTCGCTTGGACGAGACCAATAAAGAAGCCCCTGTTACTGATAGGGGCAACTCCATGACAGACAGCTCAGCTAGAGTTCAAGTGGAACCCGGGATCACTGGTGTCTCGTCTGCTACGACGAGTTAG
- the LOC136220151 gene encoding YTH domain-containing protein ECT4 isoform X1: MAATQSQFTDRITEEKPVESDILKDRPLSAKNETSISPNPSQDVATFGHRRESTGQLGSFGSPGDRAVYPPNIYAPQAQAFYYRGYENAIAEWDEYPPYVNAEGLEIGSPGLYNDNGSIVFHGGYGYGPQMPYGPYSPVTTPMPSVGGDAHLYSPQQYPFSGPPYFQQLGHPSSPYITSPSPQPEMNSLASIEQGDNMLFGPRPSFPPPMGSFGGGNFPGNLGTHGFHDLQQGFDGSRSSGLWSDWPKPSDRHRPLTPLSPAVSPQPIGPYGSYGQNVGMGPQQQRSFYGMGSGSNSYARGYTHNDFNQGPKFGSASISSFGTNSRSWVSLESSRRRGRASISLCGCNGSVDILSEQNRGPRASKPKSQSPVELTSVDNSKFSKSITKICDESYNQLDFVTEYKDAKFFIIKSYSEDNVHKSIKYGVWASTPNGNRKLDAAYREAKEKQEPWPVFLLFSVNASAQFCGVAEMVGPVDFDKSVDYWQQDKWSGQFPVKWHIIKDVPNSQFRHIVLENNDNKPVTNSRDTQEVKLEQGIEMLSIFKNYETDMSILDDFDFYEDRQKAMQERKARQQASLISAAGGAVENEHRNTVAAVHGDFIKQMSKSFAQVVRLDETNKEAPVTDRGNSMTDSSARVQVEPGITGVSSATTS; the protein is encoded by the exons ATGGCGGCAACCCAATCACAATTTACAGATCGAATCACTG AAGAAAAACCAGTTGAATCAGATATCCTGAAGGATCGG CCTCTTTCTGCAAAAAATGAAACGTCAATCTCTCCGAATCCCTCTCAGGATGTTGCCACTTTTGGTCATCGAAGGGAAAGCACTGGACAATTGGGGTCTTTTGGTTCACCTGGAGATCGTGCTGTCTACCCTCCTAATATTTATGCTCCTCAGGCACAGGCCTTTTACTACAGAG GTTATGAGAATGCCATTGCTGAATGGGATGAATATCCTCCATATGTGAATGCTGAAGGATTGGAAATTGGATCACCT GGTCTCTACAATGACAATGGTTCTATTGTGTTCCATGGTGGATATGGATATGGTCCGCAAATGCCATATGGGCCATATTCTCCGGTCACCACACCTATGCCCTCTGTAGGTGGAGATGCTCATTTATATTCACCGCAGCAATATCCATTTTCTGGCCCACCTTATTTTCAACAGTTGGGTCATCCTAGTTCTCCATATATCACTTCTCCATCACCACAACCAGAGATGAATTCCTTAGCAAGTATTGAACAAGGTGACAACATGCTTTTTGGTCCAAGACCTAGTTTTCCTCCTCCGATGGGATCCTTCGGTGGGGGCAACTTCCCTGGGAATCTCGGTACACATGGCTTTCATGACTTGCAACAGGGTTTCGATGGATCCAGATCTAGTGGACTTTGGTCAGATTGGCCAAAGCCCTCTGATAGACATAGGCCTCTGACTCCCTTATCACCTGCAGTATCTCCACAACCAATTGGTCCTTATGGGTCATATGGACAGAACGTTGGCATG ggCCCTCAACAACAAAGATCATTTTATGGTATGGGATCTGGTTCAAACTCCTACGCTAGAGGCTATACGCACAATGATTTTAATCAAGGACCTAAATTTGGCAGTGCATCCATTTCTAGTTTTGGAACAAACAGTCGGAGTTGGGTTTCTCTTGAAAGCAGCAGAAGGCGAGGGAGGGCAAGCATTTCACTTTGTGGCTGTAATGGTAGTGTTGACATCCTCAGTGAACAAAATCGGGGACCTAGAGCCTCAAAGCCAAAAAGTCAAAGCCCAGTTGAACTTACCTCTGTTGATAATAGCAAATTTAGCAAATCCATCACCAAGATCTGTGACGAGTCATACAACCAATTAGATTTTGTCACTGAGTACAAGGATGCTAAGTTCTTTATTATAAAATCATACAGTGAAGATAATGTTCATAAGAGCATCAAATACGGTGTATGGGCCAGCACGCCAAATGGGAACAGAAAATTAGATGCAGCCTATCGGGAGGCCAAGGAGAAGCAGGAACCCTGGCCAGTCTTTCTCTTATTTTCG GTGAATGCTAGCGCTCAGTTCTGTGGAGTGGCTGAAATGGTTGGACCCGTTGATTTCGACAAGAGTGTAGATTACTGGCAGCAAGACAAGTGGAGTGGGCAGTTCCCTGTGAAGTggcatattattaaagatgtgCCAAACAGTCAGTTTCGCCACATTGTACTGGAGAATAACGACAACAAGCCCGTGACTAATAGTCGAGACACGCAGGAG GTGAAATTGGAGCAAGGGATTGAGATGCTAAGTATTTTTAAGAACTACGAAACAGATATGTCAATCCTGGATGATTTTGATTTTTACGAGGATAGACAGAAAGCAATGCAAGAACGCAAGGCCAGACAACAAGCGAGCCTGATAAGTGCagcaggtggtgcagttgaaAATGAGCACCGGAACACAGTTGCTGCAGTACACGGGGATTTCATAAAGCAGATGTCGAAGAGTTTCGCTCAAGTGGTTCGCTTGGACGAGACCAATAAAGAAGCCCCTGTTACTGATAGGGGCAACTCCATGACAGACAGCTCAGCTAGAGTTCAAGTGGAACCCGGGATCACTGGTGTCTCGTCTGCTACGACGAGTTAG